A genomic stretch from Xiphophorus maculatus strain JP 163 A chromosome 14, X_maculatus-5.0-male, whole genome shotgun sequence includes:
- the LOC111611124 gene encoding uncharacterized protein LOC111611124 isoform X1, which produces MLKVFSLLFFIFIYNLRMNHVCINCMINVLNVLCCVLGAILTIDPNWSTFHPGERVTFICDMNEGKDTDWEYEIKRNREQILHSNPHKSFTLLPIQIDHGGEYQCCGHRKSSDDTKCSDTVSLTVTAQPRATLTAGPTTIPVGGSVTLSCFLPPTGGWKYKWFRKTKNTPEVQLTDEENRDINVAQAGIYRCLGMRGNENYHSLVSDEVNITISFSNEVVVTRQPNRPQMFSGESITLTCEVQGGETTEWTCEWWRDGKTVKVGNNKHLTVSVNESSSEEYMCQCRRRDDWFSETKWSEKIPVSVSVTVSTPVSSSSDVLMIIGPVGGILLVLLLVLLWYYRRSKDLRCRGWKLLKISCGVNNGFNKNDTDESSSPLHGDDHIYESVNFSDSSGNVADKPRDATYSLIELKNFGKESIPNEPVEGAVYYRLESGMKGRGRPGAKEEAVYSEINSGPENNNTI; this is translated from the exons ATGCTGaaggtattttctcttttattcttcatatttatttataatctcAGGATGAACCACGTCTGTATAAACTGCAtgataaatgtgctaaatgtgtTGTGCTGCGTTTTAGGCGCAATTCTGACTATTGATCCCAACTGGTCGACTTTTCATCCTGGAGAGAGAGTGACGTTCATTTGTGACATGAATGAAGGCAAAGACACCGACTGGGAAtatgagataaaaagaaatagagAACAAATTCTTCACTCCAACCCACACAAAAGCTTCACATTACTACCTATCCAAATCGATCACGGTGGTGAATACCAGTGCTGTGGACACAGGAAGAGCTCTGATGATACCAAGTGCAGTGATACTGTCTCTTTAACTGTCACTG CTCAACCCAGAGCCACACTGACTGCAGGTCCTACAACCataccagtagggggcagtgtgacACTGAGCTGCTTTCTGCCCCCTACTGGTGGATGGAAAtacaaatggttcagaaagacCAAAAACACACCTGAAGTTCAACTcactgatgaagaaaacagagatatTAATGTAGCACAAGCAGGAATATACCGATGTCTGGGaatgagaggaaatgaaaactaTCACAGTCTTGTAAGTGACGAAGTCAACATCACAATAAGCT TTTCCAATGAGGTTGTTGTGACTCGACAACCAAACCGGCCTCAGATGTTCAGTGGTGAGTCGATCACTCTGACATGTGAGGTCCAGGGAGGAGAAACCACTGAGTGGACCTGTGAATGGTGGAGAGATGGGAAAACTGTAAAAGTGGGAAATAATAAACACCTGACTGTCAGTGTTAATGAGTCCAGCAGTGAAGAGTACATGTGTCAGTGTAGACGCAGAGACGACTGGTTTTCTGAGACAAAGTGGAGTGAAAAGATCCCAGTGTCTGTGTCAG TAACAGTGTCCACTCCTGTCAGCTCTTCATCTGATGTCCTTATGATCATCGGACCTGTCGGTGGAATCCTCCTGGTTCTTCTTCTGGTGTTACTGTGGTACTACAGGCGGTCCAAAG ATTTACGCTGCCGCGG GTGGAAGCTGTTAAAAATCAGCTGCGGAGTAAATAATGGATTCAACAAGAATGACACTGATGAGAGCAGCTCTCCTCTGCATG GTGACGATCATATCTACGAGTCGGTCAACTTCTCAGACTCCAGTGGAAATG tggcAGACAAACCCAGAGATGCAACCTACTCTCTCATTGAACTGAAAAACTTTGGGAAAGAGA GTATCCCAAATGAACCAGTAGAGGGCGCTGTTTACTATCGTCTGGAATCAGGAATGAAAG GTAGGGGGCGCCCTGGAGCAAAAGAAGAGGCTGTTTATTCTGAAATCAACTCAGGACCAGAGAACAATAACACCATCTAG
- the LOC111611124 gene encoding uncharacterized protein LOC111611124 isoform X2: MLKVFSLLFFIFIYNLRMNHVCINCMINVLNVLCCVLGAILTIDPNWSTFHPGERVTFICDMNEGKDTDWEYEIKRNREQILHSNPHKSFTLLPIQIDHGGEYQCCGHRKSSDDTKCSDTVSLTVTAQPRATLTAGPTTIPVGGSVTLSCFLPPTGGWKYKWFRKTKNTPEVQLTDEENRDINVAQAGIYRCLGMRGNENYHSLVSDEVNITISFSNEVVVTRQPNRPQMFSGESITLTCEVQGGETTEWTCEWWRDGKTVKVGNNKHLTVSVNESSSEEYMCQCRRRDDWFSETKWSEKIPVSVSVSTPVSSSSDVLMIIGPVGGILLVLLLVLLWYYRRSKDLRCRGWKLLKISCGVNNGFNKNDTDESSSPLHGDDHIYESVNFSDSSGNVADKPRDATYSLIELKNFGKESIPNEPVEGAVYYRLESGMKGRGRPGAKEEAVYSEINSGPENNNTI, encoded by the exons ATGCTGaaggtattttctcttttattcttcatatttatttataatctcAGGATGAACCACGTCTGTATAAACTGCAtgataaatgtgctaaatgtgtTGTGCTGCGTTTTAGGCGCAATTCTGACTATTGATCCCAACTGGTCGACTTTTCATCCTGGAGAGAGAGTGACGTTCATTTGTGACATGAATGAAGGCAAAGACACCGACTGGGAAtatgagataaaaagaaatagagAACAAATTCTTCACTCCAACCCACACAAAAGCTTCACATTACTACCTATCCAAATCGATCACGGTGGTGAATACCAGTGCTGTGGACACAGGAAGAGCTCTGATGATACCAAGTGCAGTGATACTGTCTCTTTAACTGTCACTG CTCAACCCAGAGCCACACTGACTGCAGGTCCTACAACCataccagtagggggcagtgtgacACTGAGCTGCTTTCTGCCCCCTACTGGTGGATGGAAAtacaaatggttcagaaagacCAAAAACACACCTGAAGTTCAACTcactgatgaagaaaacagagatatTAATGTAGCACAAGCAGGAATATACCGATGTCTGGGaatgagaggaaatgaaaactaTCACAGTCTTGTAAGTGACGAAGTCAACATCACAATAAGCT TTTCCAATGAGGTTGTTGTGACTCGACAACCAAACCGGCCTCAGATGTTCAGTGGTGAGTCGATCACTCTGACATGTGAGGTCCAGGGAGGAGAAACCACTGAGTGGACCTGTGAATGGTGGAGAGATGGGAAAACTGTAAAAGTGGGAAATAATAAACACCTGACTGTCAGTGTTAATGAGTCCAGCAGTGAAGAGTACATGTGTCAGTGTAGACGCAGAGACGACTGGTTTTCTGAGACAAAGTGGAGTGAAAAGATCCCAGTGTCTGTGTCAG TGTCCACTCCTGTCAGCTCTTCATCTGATGTCCTTATGATCATCGGACCTGTCGGTGGAATCCTCCTGGTTCTTCTTCTGGTGTTACTGTGGTACTACAGGCGGTCCAAAG ATTTACGCTGCCGCGG GTGGAAGCTGTTAAAAATCAGCTGCGGAGTAAATAATGGATTCAACAAGAATGACACTGATGAGAGCAGCTCTCCTCTGCATG GTGACGATCATATCTACGAGTCGGTCAACTTCTCAGACTCCAGTGGAAATG tggcAGACAAACCCAGAGATGCAACCTACTCTCTCATTGAACTGAAAAACTTTGGGAAAGAGA GTATCCCAAATGAACCAGTAGAGGGCGCTGTTTACTATCGTCTGGAATCAGGAATGAAAG GTAGGGGGCGCCCTGGAGCAAAAGAAGAGGCTGTTTATTCTGAAATCAACTCAGGACCAGAGAACAATAACACCATCTAG